The following proteins are encoded in a genomic region of Scylla paramamosain isolate STU-SP2022 chromosome 40, ASM3559412v1, whole genome shotgun sequence:
- the LOC135092457 gene encoding eukaryotic translation initiation factor 3 subunit J-like: protein MSDVSWDDDDFEPKKATPALPSDKWDGEDEEDVKDNWDDDEERLTPTTDKTDTTTITTIQVKKKKKKLDEIIAEKEAKQQEEAERRRRELEERAAKSTPEGQLAEKLRLQKVQEDADLQLASELVGDSTSSTQEDDTRILEGVDLRTTEGLTSLRHALVAKIRETDRLEKKPAYITFVEDLVRDLCQNVEVDEVKKVTAVLNTLYNEKMRANKPKSKKKQLGKAKLNVGSGPLVDDFAAEYDDFI, encoded by the exons ATGTCGGACGTCTCGTGGG ATGACGATGACTTCGAGCCCAAGAAGGCCACTCCGGCGCTGCCCTCCGACAAATGGGACggcgaggatgaggaggacgtaaag GATAATtgggatgatgatgaagagaggcTGACCCCCACCACCGATAaaactgacaccaccaccatcaccaccatacaagtcaagaagaaaaagaagaaacttgaTGAGATAATAGCAGAGAAAGAG GccaagcagcaggaggaggcagagcgGCGGAGGAGGGAGCTGGAGGAGCGGGCGGCCAAGAGCACACCGGAGGGTCAGCTGGCGGAGAAGCTCAGACTACAGAAGGTGCAGGAGGATGCCGACCTGCAGCTGGCATCTGAGCTTGTTGGGgactccacctcttccactcaGGAGGAtg ACACCCGCATCCTGGAGGGGGTGGACCTGAGAACAACAGAGGGGCTGACGTCACTGCGGCACGCACTGGTGGCTAAAATAAGGGAAACAGACCGCTTGGAGAAAAAACCTGCGTACATTACCTTCGTGGAGGACCTCGTGCGGGACCTCTGTCAGAACG tggaggtggatgaggtgaAGAAGGTGACAGCGGTGCTCAACACACTGTACAATGAGAAGATGAGGGCAAACAAACCCAAGAGTAAAAAGAAGCAGCTCGGAAAGGCTAAGCTCAACGTGGGATCCGGCCCCCTGGTG GATGACTTTGCTGCAGAATATGACGATTTTATATAG
- the LOC135092456 gene encoding monocarboxylate transporter 9-like, with protein MEEQGDAIRKCGEGQDKDRCPASAPCKSRSPDGGWGWMVALGTFIVNALFFSLPYCFGILFSGFLFENGASSTTTAWIYNLFLLLWNLSMILVNPLCQEFGTRTVGFTCVLMASLGSILSGYAPSVYFLYFSFSVLGGLSTGLSLGIAFSVLPPYYDKNSGKANTLLVAGGPMAQVIFAPLLRYLLDFYGLQGAALIHGAIILNGLVAVSLFHPVRWHLKPWSHEAPQTQHGTLQTLMPRDKASSPAPSVTPRSTQASGASQPAPRNRSVQRLRGSLSGSLSSMASGGSEVSAGLAFLADEGEESTPGDKARGKNVLCRTLLRVGERIRTDVGVLRQCRCVILAVTITLTQTTFLNFIMMLPFVAKAAHHSLEDAARCIALLGVTNLVTRLVVSPLSDCSMFSIRLSVMLGYLLRASGIAVAVLSSELWQLMAAGVVFGLGLGFSLSMFNLAIVHYMGLDNLRPTIGIVGLAGAVGFPTLGPLIGLIRDLTSSYSVSLCVLVALDLLSAALWLLMPAAQARDARRALRHVL; from the exons ATGGAGGAGCAAGGCGATGCGATAAGGAAATGTGGCGAAGGACAGGACAAGGACAGGTGCCCCGCGAGTGCCCCATGCAAGTCCCGTTCACCTGATGGAGGCTGGGGTTGGATGGTGGCCCTGGGTACTTTTATTGTCAAT GCTCTGTTTTTCTCGTTACCCTACTGCTTCGGAATCCTCTTCTCCGGATTCCTGTTTGAGAATGgcgcctcctccaccaccaccgcctggATCTACAACCTGTTCCTGTTGCTGTGGAACCTGTCCATGATCCTCGTCAACCCGCTGTGCCAGGAGTTCGGGACGCGCACTGTGGGCTTCACATGTGTCCTGATGGCGTCTCTCGGCAGTATCCTATCCGGCTATGCGCCCTCCGTTTATTTCCTGtacttctccttctccgtctTAGGAG GCCTCAGCACCGGCCTCTCTCTGGGCATCGCATTCTCTGTCCTGCCGCCTTACTACGACAAGAACAGTGGTAAGGCCAACACCTTGCTGGTGGCCGGCGGCCCAATGGCACAGGTAATATTTGCGCCCCTCCTTCGCTACCTGCTTGACTTTTATGGTCTTCAGGGCGCGGCACTGATCCACGGTGCCATCATACTCAACGGACTGGTGGCTGTGTCCCTTTTCCACCCCGTCAGATGGCACCTCAAGCCCTGGTCACACGAGGCGCCGCAGACACAGCACGGCACACTGCAGACTCTCATGCCTCGCGATAAAGCTTCCTCGCCGGCGCCCAGCGTGACGCCTCGCAGCACCCAGGCGTCTGGTGCCTCCCAGCCGGCGCCGAGGAACCGCTCCGTGCAGAGGCTGAGAGGATCCCTCTCCGGGAGCCTCTCGTCCATGGCGTCAGGCGGGTCAGAGGTCTCCGCCGGACTGGCTTTCTTGGCAGACGAGGGAGAGGAGTCGACGCCAGGTGACAAGGCCCGGGGCAAGAATGTGCTGTGCAGGACGCTGCTGCGTGTCGGGGAAAGGATCAGGACAGACGTGGGTGTGCTGCGCCAGTGCAGGTGTGTCATCCTGGCTGTCACGATCACGCTGACACAGACAACCTTCCTCAACTTCATCATGATGCTTCCCTTCGTGGCCAAGGCCGCCCACCACAGCCTGGAGGACGCCGCCCGCTGCATAGCGCTGCTGGGCGTCACCAACCTTGTCACTCGCCTGGTGGTGTCCCCGCTGTCAGACTGCAGCATGTTCAGCATCCGCCTCTCCGTCATGCTGGGCTACCTGCTCAGGGCGTCAGGCATCGCAG TGGCTGTGTTGTCCAGCGAGCTGTGGCAGCTGATGGCGGCTGGCGTGGTGTTCGGCCTGGGTCTGGGCTTCTCGCTCAGCATGTTCAACCTCGCCATCGTGCACTACATGGGCCTGGACAACCTCAGACCCACCATTGGCATTGTGGGTCTGGCGGGCGCTGTCGGCTTCCCCACCCTGGGGCCGCTCATAG GCTTGATCCGGGACCTGACGAGCAGCTACTCCGTGAGCCTGTGTGTGCTGGTAGCCCTGGACCTGCTGAGCGCTGCCCTGTGGCTCCTCATGCCCGCAGCACAGGCCAGGGACGCCAGGAGGGCGCTGCGCCATGTGCTGTGA
- the LOC135092455 gene encoding monocarboxylate transporter 9-like isoform X1, whose amino-acid sequence MGLGGKMYIMEDETLQAAPEINVCHGSTSSPAGGDACTTNESGVGGGSSAPGGQQAAGRCFEQDGEEECAMHYSVKSRAPDGGWGWMVALGTFIFSTLVHSVPYCFGILFSGFLLENGASSTTTAWIYNLFLVLWHFSLLLANPLCQEFGMRTVGFTCVSVSSLSIILSGFAPSVYFLYFSFSLLGGLTVGMSVSIAFSVLPPYFDKNTGKANTLLVAGGPMAQVIFAPLLRYLLDLYGLQGAALIHGAIILNGLVAVSLFHPVRWHLKPWSHEAPQTQHGTLQTLMPRDKASSPAPSVTPRSTQASGASQPAPRNRSVQRLRGSLSGSLSSMASGGSEVSAGLAFLADEGEESTPGDKARGKNVLCRTLLRVGERIRTDVGVLRQCRCVILAVTITLTQTTFLNFIMMLPFVAKAAHHSLEDAARCIALLGVTNLVTRLVVSPLSDCSMFSIRLSVMLGYLLRASGIAVAVLSSELWQLMAAGVVFGLGLGFSLSMFNLAIVHYMGLDNLRPTIGIVGLAGAVGFPTLGPLIGLIRDLTSSYSVSLCVLVALDLLSVALWFLMPAAQARDARRALHVRTSREATCL is encoded by the exons ATGGGCCTTGG AGGAAAAATGTATATCATGGAGGACGAGACGTTGCAAGCTGCTCCAGAAATAAATGTGTGTCATGGATCCACGTCGAGTCCCGCTGGTGGCGACGCGTGCACCACCAACGAGTCAGGCGTGGGGGGAGGCAGCTCAGCGCCTGGTGGGCAGCAGGCGGCAGGTAGATGTTTCGAgcaggatggggaggaagagtgTGCCATGCATTATTCTGTCAAGTCCCGCGCACCTGATGGAGGCTGGGGCTGGATGGTGGCCCTGGGCACCTTTATTtttagt ACGTTGGTCCACTCGGTGCCTTACTGCTTCGGAATTCTCTTCTCCGGCTTCCTGCTTGAGAATGgcgcctcctccaccaccactgcctggaTCTACAACCTGTTTCTGGTGCTGTGGCATTTCTCCCTGCTCCTCGCCAACCCGCTGTGCCAGGAGTTCGGGATGCGCACTGTGGGCTTCACCTGTGTTTCGGTGTCATCTCTCAGCATCATCTTGTCTGGCTTTGCACCCTCGGTTTATTTCCtgtacttctccttctccttgctAGGAG GGTTGACTGTTGGCATGTCTGTGAGCATCGCATTCTCTGTCCTGCCGCCTTACTTCGACAAGAACACTGGTAAGGCCAACACCTTGCTGGTGGCCGGCGGCCCAATGGCACAGGTAATATTTGCGCCCCTCCTTCGCTACCTGCTTGACCTTTATGGTCTTCAGGGCGCGGCACTGATCCACGGTGCCATCATACTCAACGGACTGGTGGCTGTGTCCCTTTTCCACCCCGTCAGATGGCACCTCAAGCCCTGGTCACACGAGGCGCCGCAGACACAGCACGGCACACTGCAGACTCTCATGCCTCGCGATAAAGCTTCCTCGCCGGCGCCCAGCGTGACGCCTCGCAGCACCCAGGCGTCTGGTGCCTCCCAGCCGGCGCCGAGGAACCGCTCCGTGCAGAGGCTGAGAGGATCCCTCTCCGGGAGCCTCTCGTCCATGGCGTCAGGCGGGTCAGAGGTCTCCGCCGGACTGGCTTTCTTGGCAGACGAGGGAGAGGAGTCGACGCCAGGTGACAAGGCCCGGGGCAAGAATGTGCTGTGCAGGACGCTGCTGCGTGTCGGGGAAAGGATCAGGACAGACGTGGGTGTGCTGCGCCAGTGCAGGTGTGTCATCCTGGCTGTCACGATCACGCTGACACAGACAACCTTCCTCAACTTCATCATGATGCTTCCCTTCGTGGCCAAGGCCGCCCACCACAGCCTGGAGGACGCCGCCCGCTGCATAGCGCTGCTGGGCGTCACCAACCTTGTCACTCGCCTGGTGGTGTCCCCGCTGTCAGACTGCAGCATGTTCAGCATCCGCCTCTCCGTCATGCTGGGCTACCTGCTCAGGGCGTCAGGCATCGCAG TGGCTGTGTTGTCCAGCGAGCTGTGGCAGCTGATGGCGGCTGGCGTGGTGTTCGGCCTGGGTCTGGGCTTCTCGCTCAGCATGTTCAACCTCGCCATCGTGCACTACATGGGCCTGGACAACCTCAGACCCACCATTGGCATTGTGGGTCTGGCGGGCGCTGTCGGCTTCCCCACCCTGGGGCCGCTCATAG GGCTGATCCGGGACCTGACGAGCAGCTACTCCGTGAGCCTGTGTGTGCTGGTGGCCCTGGACCTGCTGAGCGTGGCCCTGTGGTTCCTCATGCCCGCGGCACAGGCCAGGGACGCCAGGAGGGCGCTGCACGTCAGGACGTCACGTGAGGCAACCTGCCTCTAG
- the LOC135092455 gene encoding monocarboxylate transporter 9-like isoform X2, with the protein MYIMEDETLQAAPEINVCHGSTSSPAGGDACTTNESGVGGGSSAPGGQQAAGRCFEQDGEEECAMHYSVKSRAPDGGWGWMVALGTFIFSTLVHSVPYCFGILFSGFLLENGASSTTTAWIYNLFLVLWHFSLLLANPLCQEFGMRTVGFTCVSVSSLSIILSGFAPSVYFLYFSFSLLGGLTVGMSVSIAFSVLPPYFDKNTGKANTLLVAGGPMAQVIFAPLLRYLLDLYGLQGAALIHGAIILNGLVAVSLFHPVRWHLKPWSHEAPQTQHGTLQTLMPRDKASSPAPSVTPRSTQASGASQPAPRNRSVQRLRGSLSGSLSSMASGGSEVSAGLAFLADEGEESTPGDKARGKNVLCRTLLRVGERIRTDVGVLRQCRCVILAVTITLTQTTFLNFIMMLPFVAKAAHHSLEDAARCIALLGVTNLVTRLVVSPLSDCSMFSIRLSVMLGYLLRASGIAVAVLSSELWQLMAAGVVFGLGLGFSLSMFNLAIVHYMGLDNLRPTIGIVGLAGAVGFPTLGPLIGLIRDLTSSYSVSLCVLVALDLLSVALWFLMPAAQARDARRALHVRTSREATCL; encoded by the exons ATGTATATCATGGAGGACGAGACGTTGCAAGCTGCTCCAGAAATAAATGTGTGTCATGGATCCACGTCGAGTCCCGCTGGTGGCGACGCGTGCACCACCAACGAGTCAGGCGTGGGGGGAGGCAGCTCAGCGCCTGGTGGGCAGCAGGCGGCAGGTAGATGTTTCGAgcaggatggggaggaagagtgTGCCATGCATTATTCTGTCAAGTCCCGCGCACCTGATGGAGGCTGGGGCTGGATGGTGGCCCTGGGCACCTTTATTtttagt ACGTTGGTCCACTCGGTGCCTTACTGCTTCGGAATTCTCTTCTCCGGCTTCCTGCTTGAGAATGgcgcctcctccaccaccactgcctggaTCTACAACCTGTTTCTGGTGCTGTGGCATTTCTCCCTGCTCCTCGCCAACCCGCTGTGCCAGGAGTTCGGGATGCGCACTGTGGGCTTCACCTGTGTTTCGGTGTCATCTCTCAGCATCATCTTGTCTGGCTTTGCACCCTCGGTTTATTTCCtgtacttctccttctccttgctAGGAG GGTTGACTGTTGGCATGTCTGTGAGCATCGCATTCTCTGTCCTGCCGCCTTACTTCGACAAGAACACTGGTAAGGCCAACACCTTGCTGGTGGCCGGCGGCCCAATGGCACAGGTAATATTTGCGCCCCTCCTTCGCTACCTGCTTGACCTTTATGGTCTTCAGGGCGCGGCACTGATCCACGGTGCCATCATACTCAACGGACTGGTGGCTGTGTCCCTTTTCCACCCCGTCAGATGGCACCTCAAGCCCTGGTCACACGAGGCGCCGCAGACACAGCACGGCACACTGCAGACTCTCATGCCTCGCGATAAAGCTTCCTCGCCGGCGCCCAGCGTGACGCCTCGCAGCACCCAGGCGTCTGGTGCCTCCCAGCCGGCGCCGAGGAACCGCTCCGTGCAGAGGCTGAGAGGATCCCTCTCCGGGAGCCTCTCGTCCATGGCGTCAGGCGGGTCAGAGGTCTCCGCCGGACTGGCTTTCTTGGCAGACGAGGGAGAGGAGTCGACGCCAGGTGACAAGGCCCGGGGCAAGAATGTGCTGTGCAGGACGCTGCTGCGTGTCGGGGAAAGGATCAGGACAGACGTGGGTGTGCTGCGCCAGTGCAGGTGTGTCATCCTGGCTGTCACGATCACGCTGACACAGACAACCTTCCTCAACTTCATCATGATGCTTCCCTTCGTGGCCAAGGCCGCCCACCACAGCCTGGAGGACGCCGCCCGCTGCATAGCGCTGCTGGGCGTCACCAACCTTGTCACTCGCCTGGTGGTGTCCCCGCTGTCAGACTGCAGCATGTTCAGCATCCGCCTCTCCGTCATGCTGGGCTACCTGCTCAGGGCGTCAGGCATCGCAG TGGCTGTGTTGTCCAGCGAGCTGTGGCAGCTGATGGCGGCTGGCGTGGTGTTCGGCCTGGGTCTGGGCTTCTCGCTCAGCATGTTCAACCTCGCCATCGTGCACTACATGGGCCTGGACAACCTCAGACCCACCATTGGCATTGTGGGTCTGGCGGGCGCTGTCGGCTTCCCCACCCTGGGGCCGCTCATAG GGCTGATCCGGGACCTGACGAGCAGCTACTCCGTGAGCCTGTGTGTGCTGGTGGCCCTGGACCTGCTGAGCGTGGCCCTGTGGTTCCTCATGCCCGCGGCACAGGCCAGGGACGCCAGGAGGGCGCTGCACGTCAGGACGTCACGTGAGGCAACCTGCCTCTAG
- the LOC135092455 gene encoding monocarboxylate transporter 9-like isoform X3 translates to MRTVGFTCVSVSSLSIILSGFAPSVYFLYFSFSLLGGLTVGMSVSIAFSVLPPYFDKNTGKANTLLVAGGPMAQVIFAPLLRYLLDLYGLQGAALIHGAIILNGLVAVSLFHPVRWHLKPWSHEAPQTQHGTLQTLMPRDKASSPAPSVTPRSTQASGASQPAPRNRSVQRLRGSLSGSLSSMASGGSEVSAGLAFLADEGEESTPGDKARGKNVLCRTLLRVGERIRTDVGVLRQCRCVILAVTITLTQTTFLNFIMMLPFVAKAAHHSLEDAARCIALLGVTNLVTRLVVSPLSDCSMFSIRLSVMLGYLLRASGIAVAVLSSELWQLMAAGVVFGLGLGFSLSMFNLAIVHYMGLDNLRPTIGIVGLAGAVGFPTLGPLIGLIRDLTSSYSVSLCVLVALDLLSVALWFLMPAAQARDARRALHVRTSREATCL, encoded by the exons ATGCGCACTGTGGGCTTCACCTGTGTTTCGGTGTCATCTCTCAGCATCATCTTGTCTGGCTTTGCACCCTCGGTTTATTTCCtgtacttctccttctccttgctAGGAG GGTTGACTGTTGGCATGTCTGTGAGCATCGCATTCTCTGTCCTGCCGCCTTACTTCGACAAGAACACTGGTAAGGCCAACACCTTGCTGGTGGCCGGCGGCCCAATGGCACAGGTAATATTTGCGCCCCTCCTTCGCTACCTGCTTGACCTTTATGGTCTTCAGGGCGCGGCACTGATCCACGGTGCCATCATACTCAACGGACTGGTGGCTGTGTCCCTTTTCCACCCCGTCAGATGGCACCTCAAGCCCTGGTCACACGAGGCGCCGCAGACACAGCACGGCACACTGCAGACTCTCATGCCTCGCGATAAAGCTTCCTCGCCGGCGCCCAGCGTGACGCCTCGCAGCACCCAGGCGTCTGGTGCCTCCCAGCCGGCGCCGAGGAACCGCTCCGTGCAGAGGCTGAGAGGATCCCTCTCCGGGAGCCTCTCGTCCATGGCGTCAGGCGGGTCAGAGGTCTCCGCCGGACTGGCTTTCTTGGCAGACGAGGGAGAGGAGTCGACGCCAGGTGACAAGGCCCGGGGCAAGAATGTGCTGTGCAGGACGCTGCTGCGTGTCGGGGAAAGGATCAGGACAGACGTGGGTGTGCTGCGCCAGTGCAGGTGTGTCATCCTGGCTGTCACGATCACGCTGACACAGACAACCTTCCTCAACTTCATCATGATGCTTCCCTTCGTGGCCAAGGCCGCCCACCACAGCCTGGAGGACGCCGCCCGCTGCATAGCGCTGCTGGGCGTCACCAACCTTGTCACTCGCCTGGTGGTGTCCCCGCTGTCAGACTGCAGCATGTTCAGCATCCGCCTCTCCGTCATGCTGGGCTACCTGCTCAGGGCGTCAGGCATCGCAG TGGCTGTGTTGTCCAGCGAGCTGTGGCAGCTGATGGCGGCTGGCGTGGTGTTCGGCCTGGGTCTGGGCTTCTCGCTCAGCATGTTCAACCTCGCCATCGTGCACTACATGGGCCTGGACAACCTCAGACCCACCATTGGCATTGTGGGTCTGGCGGGCGCTGTCGGCTTCCCCACCCTGGGGCCGCTCATAG GGCTGATCCGGGACCTGACGAGCAGCTACTCCGTGAGCCTGTGTGTGCTGGTGGCCCTGGACCTGCTGAGCGTGGCCCTGTGGTTCCTCATGCCCGCGGCACAGGCCAGGGACGCCAGGAGGGCGCTGCACGTCAGGACGTCACGTGAGGCAACCTGCCTCTAG
- the LOC135092452 gene encoding alpha-amylase-like, translating to MQVLVAVAAAVVVVAVGVQGYDTPHCDGRQTIVHLFEWKWTDIAAECERFLGPNGFCAVQVSPPNEHVVVGESGFPWWQRYQPVSYKLESRSGNREEFIDMTQRCNAVGVRIIVDAVVNHMSGLGRAGQGSGGSSFNADNLDFPGVPYSSADFTPRDLCPSSNGQINDYSNVNEVRNCYLVGLTDLYGGKDYVRQMVSNYFNDLIDIGVMGFRVDAAKHMWPGDLEAIEGLTHDLSTAAGFPSGARPFFFHEVIDQGGEPITVNEYFGVGRTTEFRFCKKVAWGINAFDQLGGVYDPGWGMAPPEKAVVFVDNHDNQRGHGGAGDVLTHKTPKEYNMGVSFTLAHSYGFARIMSSYYFDNTDQGPPGSNNGGGTDSVPINSDGSCGGGWVCEHRWNAITKMVRFRNAVAGTEMGNWYQEGDNVAFSRGDKGFFAMSKWGAFDKTLQTGMPAGTYCELISGCANKVTVNGDGTAHVTISNSEEPMFAICVGCDADGPTVEPGHTTTQGPTKPPVTGQARTVIFVHKQTSVGQDLFLRGGIDSAHRPGCTDNAESDACAIDITTNSLGTGDHYSKYDAWRVGDTKLDWYGAQQGQGTYQGQAASGTPMAWTTNKPGANGYQELNMYGEHYWMADVMMNCDETETGWFDVKAYLTNGVGWEGDVNQVSSCTGDAGGSKPYNSGNHMGRCGYINVFEFSANSCIIKSFP from the exons AT GCAGGTGTTGGTGGCggtagcggcggcggtggtggtggtggcggtcggTGTGCAGGGTTACGACACTCCCCACTGCGACGGACGCCAGACTATAGTGCATCTGTTTGAGTGGAAGTGGACGGACATTGCTGCGGAGTGTGAGAGGTTCCTGGGTCCTAATGGATTCTGCGCTGTTcag GTGTCTCCGCCCAATGAACACGTGGTGGTGGGCGAGAGTGGGTTCCCGTGGTGGCAGAGGTACCAGCCGGTGTCCTACAAGCTGGAATCCCGCTCAGGAAATAGAGAGGAGTTTATTGACATGACGCAGAGATGTAACGCTGTGGGTGTGAG GATCATTGTGGACGCCGTCGTGAACCACATGTCGGGGCTGGGAAGGGCGGGGCAGGGATCAGGCGGCTCTTCCTTCAATGCTGACAATCTGGACTTCCCCGGCGTGCCTTACTCCAGCGCTGACTTCACTCCGAGAGATCTTTGCCCTTCCTCTAACG GGCAGATTAACGACTATAGCAACGTGAACGAGGTGCGCAATTGTTACCTGGTTGGACTGACAGACCTGTATGGAGGAAAGGACTACGTGAGGCAAATGGTCTCTAACTACTTTAACGACCTAATTGACATTGGCGTGATGGGATTCCGAGTTGATGCAGCGAAACACATGTGGCCtggg GACCTCGAGGCCATTGAGGGACTGACCCACGACCTGAGCACCGCGGCAGGCTTCCCTAGCGGCGCGCGGCCCTTCTTCTTCCACGAGGTGATAGACCAGGGAGGCGAACCCATCACTGTCAATGAGTACTTCGGcgtgg GACGCACCACGGAGTTCAGATTTTGCAAGAAGGTGGCGTGGGGCATCAACGCCTTTGACCAGCTGGGCGGCGTGTATGACCCTGGCTGGGGGATGGCGCCCCCTGAAAAGGCTGTGGTGTTTGTGGACAATCACGATAACCAAAGAGGCCACGGCGGTGCTGGAGACGTGTTGACCCATAAGACG CCGAAGGAGTACAACATGGGCGTCTCCTTCACCCTCGCCCATTCCTACGGGTTCGCGCGGATCATGAGCAGCTACTACTTCGACAACACAGATCAGGGACCTCCGGGGAGCAACAACGGGGGCGGCACTGACTCGGTTCCCATTAACAGTGACGGCAGCTGCGGCGGTGGATGGGTTTGCGAGCACCGGTGGAACGCTATTACGAAGATG GTGAGGTTCCGTAACGCCGTGGCAGGGACGGAGATGGGCAACTGGTACCAGGAAGGCGATAACGTGGCGTTCTCCAGGGGCGACAAGGGCTTCTTTGCCATGTCCAAGTGGGGGGCGTTCGACAAGACCCTGCAGACTg GCATGCCCGCGGGGACGTACTGTGAGCTGATCAGCGGCTGCGCCAATAAGGTGACAGTGAACGGTGACGGCACTGCACACGTCACCATTAGCAACAGTGAGGAGCCCATGTTTGCCATCTGCGTGGGTTGTGACGCTGACGGACCCACTGTGGAGCCTG GCCACACCACCACGCAGGGCCCCACCAAGCCCCCAGTGACGGGCCAGGCAAGGACTGTTATCTTCGTGCACAAACAGACCAGCGTGGGACAAGACCTGTTCCTCAGAGGCGGCATTGACTCTGCCCAtagaccag GCTGCACGGACAACGCAGAGTCAGACGCATGCGCAATTGACATCACAACAAACAGCTTGGGGACCGGAGACCACTACAGCAAATACGATGCGTGGCGAGTTGGTGACACGAAGCTGGACTGGTATGGAGCACAGCAAGGCCAGGGGACTTACCAGGGCCAGGCTGCCTCAGGGACCCCCATGGCCTGGACCACAAACAAACCAGGGGCCAACGGGTACCAAGAGTTAAACAT GTACGGGGAACATTACTGGATGGCTGACGTAATGATGAACTGTGATGAGACCGAGACAGGCTGGTTTGATGTCAAGGCCTACCTCACCAACGGCGTAGGCTGGGAAGGTGACGTaaaccag GTGTCCTCGTGCACAGGTGACGCGGGGGGCAGCAAGCCTTACAACAGCGGGAATCACATGGGGAGGTGCGGATACATCAATGTGTTTGAATTTTCCGCTAATTCTTGCATCATTAAGTCCTTCCCATAG